In Gracilibacillus salitolerans, the sequence AAGATGATAATAAGCTAGATTGTTATTTTGATGAAATAGAGAAGTACTATCAGGCCAATCAATATCAATCACGACGTATTGTGACAGAATTAATTGAAATCACAAAAGATATCTATACGAAATTATCTAAAGCAAACACGGACATTCATATTCCGTCCAATGAAGAAATGGCAAAGATTATCTGTGATTCTCAGACATTACAAGAACTGCTGTCTTCTTTAAAGAATCTGCTAAGCCAGACCGCTTCTGAAATTATTGGGTTTGCTTGTAATGCAGAGAATACGATTGAGAAAATCATTGAGTTTGTCGAAAAATTCTATTATAAAGATTTAAATTTAAAGGTAATTGCTGATTTGTTCAATTACAATCGCTCTTATTTAGGTAAAAAATTCAAGAAGCAAACAGGGAATTATTTCCATCGTTATCTGGATATTGTCAGAATGGAAAAAGCAAAGTATTTCTTAGTTGAAGAAGATCTGAAAGTATATGAAGTTTCGGAGAAAGTTGGCTATTCCAATAATGATTACTTCTATAAGAAGTTTAAAAAATATGTAGGTGTTAGTCCAAAAGAGTTTCAGAAAAGACATCGGAAACAACACGCTTAAAGGAGAATGTCGATGATACAAACAGTTACAGAAAGGCCATTATATATAGCTGTTCAATATTTTTATTTTTTTCTTGTCACTAATATTCATTTTATGCTGGCAAATCTGTTATTTCTATTAGCGTTTGTTTTTGTGGAAATGTCAGTGCAGAATATCATTCTTTTTTTCATTGCGTTACTGCCGGCAGGCCCATCCTTGGCTGCTTTATATTCATCAATGGGGAAATTGATTCGTGAACGTGATCTAAGTCCGACAAAGGATTTCTGGAAATATTATAAGAATAACTTTGGTATAGCGACGAGATATTGGCTAGTACAGTGGACAATTATGGCGATTTTAATTGTAGATATGTATTATACTAATCAGTTTCTATCCGTGTTATCTCCAGTTTTTTTGATCTTATTAATTTTCATGTTGTTTGTTATGTTATATGCATTTCCTATTTTGACACGGTTTGAAGTAAAACTAAAAAACTTGTTTATTGTATCGGTATATGCAATATTTCGTTACTTTAAGACAACCTTATTTCATATTTCTACTTTGGTATCACTGACGATTATCTATTATTTTGCACCTGGCATTACCGTTTGGTTTTGTATGAGTGTAGCAGGGTTTTTTATCATGTTTAATATGAGAAAGCCACTTCAGTTGATGGAAGAACAATTGGCACAAAAATGAGAGGGATGAAAAATGAAAAAAACTAGAACATTAATATATGTGATCATAAGTATTGTTGCATTGTCCGTCTTGTTATTTGTGTTGGTTAATGGGAACCAAAAGACAAATGACGCGGACGGGAAAGCAGAAAATCTCATTGAAAATTTTGAGCAGGTAACAGATATTAACGTGTTTGCCAGTGAGAATATCTCTTTAATGAAAGCTGAACAAGGATGGCAACTTGTTGATGCAGAGAACGAAATAGATACGGACAAAATGGAGAGCTTTCTGTTAGCCATGGAAGAAATGACAGGAAAGGCAGTTGATGTAGATAAAAAAAATGTCAATCTAGATTTTCCTAAAGTGACTGTTTCTTTTACTGATCAGCAAGGTGATTCACAAAAAATTTCTGTCGGTCAAATGCGTGGACAAGGTGATCAATATTATGTCGAACACAAAGAAAAACAATCCATATATTTAGTGGATCGTTCAGCGGTTGAAATGATTCCATTACAACGTGTTGCTTTATTGAATAATAAGATCTTAACGGTAACCTCTGAAGATGTTACAGATATTACGATTGATAACGGGACAGAAGTGATTCAGTTGAGTAAAGAGTCCCCTTTTTCAGAAAAAGAAGCATTAGCACATTTAAGTGGCTGGTATATGCATAAACCCTATCAAAATGTTTATAGTGTAGCTTTTTCGAACACAGAGGAAATGGTAGTTGGCGTCGATGGAATTGAACATGTAGAAATAGTCAATGGGGAAGACGATTATGGCTTAGCGGATTCAGACTTTTCGATTGTATTTTCGAATGGAGAAAAGGAAGAAAAACTTATTGTGGGTGAGCCGGCAGCAAATAATCAGTATTATGTACAGGTTGAGGGAGAAGAAGTGGTGTATAAGATACCTACAGAATTACTGGACCCATACAGTCACCAGGCCTATGATATGATTGATCATTTTGTTCATATTGTTTCCCTAGAAGTAATCGACGAATTATCAATTGAGACACCAGAAGATAAGGTTCATTATACAATGGAGCATGAAAAGAATGCTGAAGAAGAGATAGAAACAACTGTATTTCGTGATGAGATAGAGCTGGAAATTGACGCCTTCCGGGATGATTACAAACAATTGGCAGGACTGACATTTGATCAAGCTTATAATGGAGAATCGGTGGAAGATGAGCCAGAAGTAATGATAACCTATCTGATCACGGACGAGAACGATGAAGTGATGGAGAACTCAATCGAATTCCGAGCAATATCAGATACACACTATGCGATCATCAAAAACAACAGTAGTGAAATCGACTTCACTGTCCAAAAAGACAAACTACACCAAGCAATAGAAAGGGTGATACAAGCTGAATCATAATGTTTATTGGTTTTATATGACAAATCTAAGCCTGTTCAAGAAAGATTTGTTGATTATCTGGGTTTAAACAACAAATCTAAGCTGATTCAAGAAAGATTTGTTGATTATCTCAGTTTAAACGACAAATCTAAGCTGATTCAAAAAAGATTTGTTGATTATCTCGGTTTAAACAACAAATCTAAGCTCATTCAAGAAAGATATGTTGTTTATCCCTGCTGAAGATCCACTGACAGTGGGTTTCTGTCGAGTAAGCTATATTCGGAGTTTTTGATTACTTTGAACAAGGAACTCGTTTCGAGAGAAAAGAAGCGGGTTCTTTGTTTTGAAATTGGATATTTAGACCCACCTCTCCTTTTTACCGGTTTTTATGTCTCGTTTATCATGTTTTTTGAGAAAACGGTTTCTTATATAATGGAATTAACTTAAAAAAACGCTTTCAATAAATGGTTGACAGGTTAGGAGAGAGAAAAAATGAGTCGAATCAACAATACGGCAGAAGCACAACCGAATCTACCTGAGTCGCACTCACCTTTACAAACATCAGTGAAGCCAGGTTTTCCTTCCAAAAAAGGAAAGAAACGAGCGCCACAGCCAGGCGATAAAGGCTTCTTTAAAAGGTTGAGTAAACAAAAGGCGTTATTCTTAATGTCTTTTCCTTTTGTTATCTGGTTAATTATCTTTAAATACATTCCAGTTGCAGGCTGGGTGATGGCTTTTCAAGACTATAAGCCACAATTTAGTATTTTTGAACAAGAATGGGTAGGGTTAAAACACTTTAAAGACCTCTTCAATGAACCAATGTTTTATCGGGCATTAGAAAATACATTGGGGATGGGGATTTTAGGACTGGTATTTGGTACATTATCGGCTATTGCCTTTGCCTTACTCCTCAATGAAGTTAGGTTTTTAACATTAAAAAAATGGACGCAGACGATTTCTTATTTACCTCACTTCGTCTCTTGGGTAATTGTTGCAAATATTGTTATTACCATGCTTTCACAAGAAGGAATCGTCAACAATCTGTTAATGGATATAGGTATTCTGGACAGACCGATTAATTTTATGGCCCAACCGGATATGTTTTGGGGTATTGTAACAGCTGCAGATGTTTGGAAAGAGACAGGATGGAACGCGATCATTTATCTTGCAGCAATGGCTGGTGTCGATCCTCAGCTGTATGAAGCAGCAAAAGTAGATGGAGCAAGTAGATGGCGTCAAATGTGGCATATTACATTACCAAGTATTCGCCCGGTTATCATCGTATTACTTATTTTAAATATTGGTAACTTAATTAATATCGGTTTTGAAAAACAAATGCTATTAGGTAACAATATAGTCGCCGAAAAGGCGTTAGTTATAGACTTATATGCGTTAGATTACGGTATCGGTATGTTCCGTTATTCATTTGGTACCGCAATTGGGATATTTAAATCAGTTATCAGTGTTATTCTCATTTTAATATGTAACGGCTTTGCTAAACGAATTGGTGAAGGACGTGTATTCTAGCAGAAAGGAGTGTTTCAGCCGATGAAAAAAAGAAAATGGACGACATTTGATATAGTACTGACCGCTTTTATGCTATTCATGATAGTAATAACTTTATATCCATTTCTTAACATATTAGCGATATCTTTAAATAATGCAGTAGACACAGCAAGGGGTGGAATTCATATATGGCCCCGTGACTTTACATTTGCTAATTATCAAGAGATTTTTGGCAGTAATGACAGGTTGCTTCAGGCATTCTTTATGTCAATTTTAAGAACAATAGTTGGAACAATTACAGGTATTATCGCAAGTACGATGCTTGCTTACGTGTTAAGCAGAAGAGATTTTGTTTTTAATGGTTTGGTAGGCTTCTTACTGGTATTAACGATGTTTATTAGTGGTGGATTGATACCGGAATATATGCTAATTCGCCAGCTAGGATTAATTAATGACTTTGGTGTTTATATTTGGCCACTGCTCATTTCAGCATTTAATGTTATCATTATTCGCTCCTTTATGGATAATTTACCTATCGCGTTAGAAGAATCAGCCAAAATGGATGGCGCCAATGATTTTGTCATCTTTACTAAAATTATTATTCCGCTATGTTTACCGGTTATTGCGACGATTGCTTTATTCCTGGCTGTCATGCAGTGGAACAGCTGGTTTGATACGTATTTATATGCAAGAAGTAGTGAGGCTTTAACGACATTACAGTTTGAACTAATGAAGATACTAGATAACGCCAATATCTCGAGTGGGGATATTACCTCGCAGAATGCCGAAGTAATTGCAGGTCAGACTAACCCGCAATCCATTAAAATGGCGATTACTATTATTGCAACTGTGCCTATATTAATGGTTTACCCATTCCTGCAGAAATATTTCGTAACAGGATTAACGTTAGGTGCAGTGAAAAGCTAGGTATTAATGAAAATTAATATATTAATTATTAAAAATGGGGGTGAAAAACATGAAGAGAAAGCTATCAATTTTATTATTGTTCTTATTATTCATGGTTGCTGCACTTTCTTTAGTGGCTTGTAGTGATAATTCTGATACAGATACAAGCAGTAACGATGATGGTGCAACAGAAGAAAATAACAGCGATGAGCCACTTACATTGACATTCTTCAACGCTGATGGGGAAGAGAAGTCATTTGACGATCCAGTCGCTCAAAAAATCACAGAACAAACGGGAATCAAATTGGAAATGGATTACCCTGTTGGTGGGAATGATGAAGCGATACCATTAATGATAGCAAGTGGTGATTATCCAGATTTAATCTTTGCAAAAGGTGATATTGGAAAACTGATTGAAGCTGGTGGTGTCATTAAATTAGATGATTTGATTGAGGAAAAAGGTGACAACCTAAAAGCAATGTATGGCGATCAACTAGATCGTTTACGTAACTCTGTTGATGATCCAAGTATTTATACATTAGGAACTAACGGCGTGAAAAAAGCAAAGTGGGAGCCATGTTGTTCATTACAAATCCAATTAGATGTTCTACGTGAACTGGGATATCCCCAAATTACTACACTTGAAGAATTTGAAGCAGCAATTACGGAATATAAAGAAATGTATCCTGAAATAAATGGACAAGAAACAATTGGTATTTCCTTATTAGGTAGTGACTGGCGCTGGTTAATCACAGTAGGTGATAAAGCATCACAACTTGCTGGAATACCGGGCGATGGTCAATGGTCAATTAATGATGAAACAGGGGAAGCGATATATAAATTTTTAGAACCGGATGTAAAAGAGTACTTTAGATGGTTGAATGGTATAAATGATAAAGGGTTACTTGATCAAGAATCTTTTACACACACGTATGACACATATATTTCAAAGCTTTCTTCAGGACGAGTGTTAAGTATCGCAGATGACGATTGGAATTTTGTTGATGCTGATAAAGCACTACAAAGTAATGGAATGGAACACAGAACTTATGCCCCATTACCAGTTACAGTAAAACCTGAAAATACTCATCAAGCTTTAAAAGATTATGGTTTTTCAGGTGGGTGGGGTATTGCAATTTCTTCTACTAGCGAACACCAAGAAAGAGCTTTTGAATTTTTAGATTGGATGGCATCAGAAGAAGCTCAAGTCTTAGTTAACTGGGGTATTGAAGGTGAAAACTATGACATCGTTGATGGTGAGCGTGTGATGCAAGAAGATGATAAAGAGCGTATGAACACTGATTCAGATTACAGTAAAGAAACTGGTGTTGGTTACTATGTATATCCATTCCCTCAATGGGGCAATGGTGCTGTAGATTCTAACGGACAACCAATCACACCAAATACTGAGCAAGCTATTATTGATAACTTCCATGAAACGGAAAAAGAAGTTCTTGCTGAATATGGTATGGAAAACTGGATTGACTGGTACCCACCAACTGAAGAATTGGGTATTTCTAATCATGGTGAAGCTTTTAACTATACTATCGAAGCTGGAAGTGATTTGCAAATCATCCAACAAAAAGCAGATGATTTAACAGAACAACGGATTACGCAAGCTATTCTAGGAGCACCAGAAGATTTTGATGCATCATGGGATGCGATGATTGAAGAATTAGAAGCAATGGATATTGAAAAAGCAAACGAAGAAATGACACAAAAAACATTAGATGTTATGGAACTTTGGGGTACGAAATAAATATAAACAGGCTTTTTAACGATGGGGTGAAAGATTAGAAAGAGAGAAAAAATGAGTCGAATCAACTTATGGCAAATAAATTTATTAAAAACGGAGGGGAAAAACATGAAAAGAAAGCTATCAATATTATCTTTATCCTTATTATTTATGTTTGCAGCACTCTTTTTAGCTGCTTGTAGTGATGATTCTGATACTGATACAAGTGGTGAGGATGACGGTGCAACAGAAGAAAATGAAAGTGATGCATCTAGTGAAGAGCCAATAACACTGACATTCTTCAGTGCTGACGGGGAGGAAAAATCATTTGACGACCCTGTAGCACAAAAAATCACTGAGGAAACTGGAATTAAGTTAGAATTAGATTATCCAGTCGGTGGGAATGATGAAGCGATACCATTAATGATTGCTAGTGGTGACTATCCAGATTTAATTTTTGCAAAAGGTGATATTGGAAAACTAATTGAAGCTGGTGGGGTCATTAAATTAGATGACTTAATTGAAGAAAAAGGTGACAACTTAAAAGCAATGTATGGCGATCAACTCGATCGTTTACGCAACTCGATAGACGACCCAAGTATATATAATGTTGGTACTTATGGTGTCGAAGAAGCTCGTTGGGAAACAAGTGGTACATTTCAAATTCAATTAGATGTCTTACGTGAACTTGGCTATCCAGAAATTAATACATTAGAAGATTTTGAAGCAGCAATAACAGAGTATCATGAAAAACATCCTGAAATGGATGGTCAAAAAACGATTCCATTATCCTTATTAGGTAGTGACTGGCGATGGTTAATTACTGTAGGTAACCCAGCAGGATTCGCAGCAGGTATACCGGATGATGGGCAATGGGCAATAGATGATGAAACTGGTGAAACAACTTACAAGTTCTTATTACCGGAATTAAGAGAATATTTTAAATGGTTAAATGGTATGAATGATAAAGGTTTATTAGATCCAGAATCATTTACACACACCTATGATACCTATATTTCCAAACTTTCCTCTGGCCGTGTATTAAGTATTGCTGATCAAAGTTGGAATATTGGTGATGCGGATGCAGCACTTGTAGCTGATGGTAAAGAGTGGAAAACATATGCACCTCTACCAGTAACACTAGGTGAAGAGTACAAATCTCAAGGTCTAAAAGATTATGGCTTTGCAGGTGGATGGGGTATTTCCATTTCATCTACTACAGAGTACCAAGAGGAAGCTTTTGAATTCCTAGAT encodes:
- a CDS encoding YesL family protein, which translates into the protein MIQTVTERPLYIAVQYFYFFLVTNIHFMLANLLFLLAFVFVEMSVQNIILFFIALLPAGPSLAALYSSMGKLIRERDLSPTKDFWKYYKNNFGIATRYWLVQWTIMAILIVDMYYTNQFLSVLSPVFLILLIFMLFVMLYAFPILTRFEVKLKNLFIVSVYAIFRYFKTTLFHISTLVSLTIIYYFAPGITVWFCMSVAGFFIMFNMRKPLQLMEEQLAQK
- a CDS encoding DUF4340 domain-containing protein, translating into MKKTRTLIYVIISIVALSVLLFVLVNGNQKTNDADGKAENLIENFEQVTDINVFASENISLMKAEQGWQLVDAENEIDTDKMESFLLAMEEMTGKAVDVDKKNVNLDFPKVTVSFTDQQGDSQKISVGQMRGQGDQYYVEHKEKQSIYLVDRSAVEMIPLQRVALLNNKILTVTSEDVTDITIDNGTEVIQLSKESPFSEKEALAHLSGWYMHKPYQNVYSVAFSNTEEMVVGVDGIEHVEIVNGEDDYGLADSDFSIVFSNGEKEEKLIVGEPAANNQYYVQVEGEEVVYKIPTELLDPYSHQAYDMIDHFVHIVSLEVIDELSIETPEDKVHYTMEHEKNAEEEIETTVFRDEIELEIDAFRDDYKQLAGLTFDQAYNGESVEDEPEVMITYLITDENDEVMENSIEFRAISDTHYAIIKNNSSEIDFTVQKDKLHQAIERVIQAES
- a CDS encoding carbohydrate ABC transporter permease, with the protein product MKKRKWTTFDIVLTAFMLFMIVITLYPFLNILAISLNNAVDTARGGIHIWPRDFTFANYQEIFGSNDRLLQAFFMSILRTIVGTITGIIASTMLAYVLSRRDFVFNGLVGFLLVLTMFISGGLIPEYMLIRQLGLINDFGVYIWPLLISAFNVIIIRSFMDNLPIALEESAKMDGANDFVIFTKIIIPLCLPVIATIALFLAVMQWNSWFDTYLYARSSEALTTLQFELMKILDNANISSGDITSQNAEVIAGQTNPQSIKMAITIIATVPILMVYPFLQKYFVTGLTLGAVKS
- a CDS encoding ABC transporter substrate-binding protein, with protein sequence MKRKLSILSLSLLFMFAALFLAACSDDSDTDTSGEDDGATEENESDASSEEPITLTFFSADGEEKSFDDPVAQKITEETGIKLELDYPVGGNDEAIPLMIASGDYPDLIFAKGDIGKLIEAGGVIKLDDLIEEKGDNLKAMYGDQLDRLRNSIDDPSIYNVGTYGVEEARWETSGTFQIQLDVLRELGYPEINTLEDFEAAITEYHEKHPEMDGQKTIPLSLLGSDWRWLITVGNPAGFAAGIPDDGQWAIDDETGETTYKFLLPELREYFKWLNGMNDKGLLDPESFTHTYDTYISKLSSGRVLSIADQSWNIGDADAALVADGKEWKTYAPLPVTLGEEYKSQGLKDYGFAGGWGISISSTTEYQEEAFEFLDWMASEEAQILVNWGIEGENYDIVDGKRVLQEDDRERKNTDSDYGKETGVGYYVYPFPQWGNGALDSNGEPITPDSEKDIIDNFNDAEKEVVAEYGIENWTEWFPPAEELGVSNHGAAANYTIESGSELEIIQQKADDLTEQRITQAVLGDPADFDAAWDSMIEELEAMDIEKANELMTQKTLDVMELWGTK
- a CDS encoding ABC transporter permease, whose amino-acid sequence is MSFPFVIWLIIFKYIPVAGWVMAFQDYKPQFSIFEQEWVGLKHFKDLFNEPMFYRALENTLGMGILGLVFGTLSAIAFALLLNEVRFLTLKKWTQTISYLPHFVSWVIVANIVITMLSQEGIVNNLLMDIGILDRPINFMAQPDMFWGIVTAADVWKETGWNAIIYLAAMAGVDPQLYEAAKVDGASRWRQMWHITLPSIRPVIIVLLILNIGNLINIGFEKQMLLGNNIVAEKALVIDLYALDYGIGMFRYSFGTAIGIFKSVISVILILICNGFAKRIGEGRVF
- a CDS encoding ABC transporter substrate-binding protein, whose product is MKRKLSILLLFLLFMVAALSLVACSDNSDTDTSSNDDGATEENNSDEPLTLTFFNADGEEKSFDDPVAQKITEQTGIKLEMDYPVGGNDEAIPLMIASGDYPDLIFAKGDIGKLIEAGGVIKLDDLIEEKGDNLKAMYGDQLDRLRNSVDDPSIYTLGTNGVKKAKWEPCCSLQIQLDVLRELGYPQITTLEEFEAAITEYKEMYPEINGQETIGISLLGSDWRWLITVGDKASQLAGIPGDGQWSINDETGEAIYKFLEPDVKEYFRWLNGINDKGLLDQESFTHTYDTYISKLSSGRVLSIADDDWNFVDADKALQSNGMEHRTYAPLPVTVKPENTHQALKDYGFSGGWGIAISSTSEHQERAFEFLDWMASEEAQVLVNWGIEGENYDIVDGERVMQEDDKERMNTDSDYSKETGVGYYVYPFPQWGNGAVDSNGQPITPNTEQAIIDNFHETEKEVLAEYGMENWIDWYPPTEELGISNHGEAFNYTIEAGSDLQIIQQKADDLTEQRITQAILGAPEDFDASWDAMIEELEAMDIEKANEEMTQKTLDVMELWGTK